In Microtus ochrogaster isolate Prairie Vole_2 chromosome 4, MicOch1.0, whole genome shotgun sequence, one genomic interval encodes:
- the Has3 gene encoding hyaluronan synthase 3: MPVQLTTALRVVGTSLFALVVLGGILAAYVTGYQFIHTEKHYLSFGLYGAILGLHLLIQSLFAFLEHRRMRRGERPLKLHCSQRRCSVALCIAAYQEDPEYLRKCLRSAQRIAFPNLKVVMVVDGNRQEDAYMLDIFHEVLGGTEQAGFFVWRSNFHEAGEGETEASLQEGMERVRAVVWASTFSCIMQKWGGKREVMYTAFKALGNSVDYIQVCDSDTVLDPACTIEMLRVLEEDPQVGGVGGDVQILNKYDSWISFLSSVRYWMAFNVERACQSYFGCVQCISGPLGMYRNSLLQQFLEDWYHQKFLGSKCSFGDDRHLTNRVLSLGYRTKYTARSKCLTETPTKYLRWLNQQTRWSKSYFREWLYNSLWFHKHHLWMTYESVVTGFFPFFLIATVIQLFYRGRIWNILLFLLTVQLVGIIKATYACFLRGNAEMIFMSLYSLLYMSSLLPAKIFAIATINKSGWGTSGRKTIVVNFIGLIPVSIWVAVLLGGLAYTAYCQDLFSETELAFLVSGAILYGCYWVALLMLYLAIIARRCGKKPEQYSLAFAEV; the protein is encoded by the exons atgccGGTTCAGCTGACTACGGCCCTGCGTGTGGTGGGCACCAGTCTGTTTGCCCTGGTGGTGCTAGGGGGCATCCTGGCAGCCTACGTGACAGGCTACCAGTTTATCCACACAGAAAAGCACTACCTGTCCTTTGGCCTCTACGGTGCCATCCTGGGTCTACATTTGCTCATCCAGAGCCTGTTTGCCTTCCTGGAGCACCGTCGCATGCGCAGGGGAGAGCGCCCACTGAAGCTACATTGTTCTCAGAGGCGATGTTCGGTGGCACTCTGCATTGCTGCCTACCAAGAGGACCCTGAGTACTTGCGCAAGTGCCTACGTTCAGCTCAGCGCATTGCCTTTCCAAACCTCAAGGTGGTCATGGTAGTGGATGGCAATCGCCAGGAAGATGCCTACATGTTGGACATCTTCCACGAGGTTCTGGGTGGCACTGAGCAAGCTGGCTTCTTTGTATGGCGTAGCAATTTCCATGAGGCGGGTGAAGGAGAAACAGAGGCCAGCCTACAGGAAGGCATGGAGCGTGTGCGAGCCGTGGTGTGGGCCAGCACCTTCTCATGTATCATgcagaagtggggaggaaagCGTGAAGTCATGTACACAGCCTTCAAGGCCCTTGGCAACTCAGTGGACTACATCCAG GTGTGTGACTCTGACACCGTGCTGGATCCAGCCTGCACCATTGAGATGCTCCGAGTCTTGGAAGAAGATCCTCAAGTAGGGGGTGTTGGAGGAGATGTCCAA ATCCTCAACAAGTATGATTCATGGATCTCCTTCCTGAGCAGTGTGAGGTACTGGATGGCCTTCAATGTGGAGCGGGCCTGCCAGTCCTACTTTGGCTGTGTGCAGTGTATCAGTGGGCCCTTGGGTATGTACCGAAACAGCCTCCTCCAGCAGTTCCTGGAGGACTGGTACCACCAGAAGTTCCTAGGCAGCAAGTGCAGCTTTGGGGATGATCGGCACCTTACCAACCGAGTCCTGAGTCTTGGCTACCGGACTAAGTATACAGCACGCTCTAAGTGCCTCACAGAGACCCCCACTAAGTACCTCAGATGGCTCAACCAGCAGACCCGCTGGAGCAAGTCTTACTTCCGGGAATGGCTCTATAATTCTCTGTGGTTCCATAAGCACCACCTCTGGATGACCTACGAATCAGTGGTCACAGGCTTCTTCCCGTTCTTCCTCATTGCCACAGTCATACAACTTTTCTACCGTGGTCGCATCTGGAAcattctcctcttcctgctgACGGTGCAGCTGGTGGGCATTATCAAGGCTACCTATGCCTGCTTCCTTCGAGGCAATGCAGAGATGATCTTCATGTCTCTCTACTCCCTTCTCTACATGTCCAGCCTCCTGCCAGCCAAGATCTTTGCCATTGCTACCATCAACAAGTCTGGCTGGGGCACTTCTGGCCGAAAAACCATTGTCGTGAACTTCATTGGCCTAATCCCTGTGTCCATCTGGGTAGCTGTTCTTTTAGGTGGCCTAGCATACACAGCTTATTGTCAGGACCTGTTCAGTGAGACTGAGCTAGCTTTCCTGGTTTCCGGGGCCATCCTGTACGGCTGCTACTGGGTGGCCCTCCTCATGCTGTACCTGGCCATCATTGCCCGGAGGTGTGGGAAGAAGCCAGAGCAGTACAGCCTGGCTTTCGCTGAGGTGTGA
- the Chtf8 gene encoding chromosome transmission fidelity protein 8 homolog, which produces MVQIVISSAGAGGLAEWVLMELQGEIEARYSTGLAGNLLGDLHYTTEGTPVLIVGHHILYGKIIRLEKPFAVLVKHTPGEQDCDELGRETGTRYLVTALIKNKILFKTRPKPIITNVPKKV; this is translated from the exons ATGGTGCAAATTGTTATTTCTAG TGCGGGGGCTGGAGGCCTGGCAGAATGGGTGCTGATGGAACTACAGGGGGAGATCGAGGCTCGCTACAGCACCGGATTAGCTGGAAACCTCCTGGGAGACCTACATTACACCACTGAG GGAACCCCTGTGCTGATTGTGGGGCACCACATCCTGTATGGGAAAATCATCCGCCTGGAGAAACCTTTTGCAGTCCTTGTCAAACACACTCCTGGGGAGCAGGACTGTGACGAGCTTGGCCGAGAGACTGGCACTCGGTATTTGGTGACAGCACTCATCAAAAACAAGATCCTCTTCAAAACTCGCCCTAAGCCTATTATCACCAACGTCCCCAAGAAAGTATGA